The following is a genomic window from Nocardioides thalensis.
CGGGCTCCTACAACGGCGTCCGCGGCACCCGGATGGACGCGGCGCGGGACGCCAGCGTGCGCCGCAACAGCGACGTCATCGGTGGCCCGGTCGATCCGCGCGGTGTCACCTGGGAGCTCGTCAAGCGCGATCCCACGGGCTCCCAGTGGGTCCCGGCCGAGGGCGGCGACGTGCCGGCCGCCGTGAAGGTGATCGCCTCCGCGGAGGTCGGGTTCGTCTTCGGTGGTGTCACCGGCGAGATGGTGGGCGGTGCCACTCGCACCGCGGTGGGCCAGGCCCGCACGTCGGCGTGCCTGCGCGTGAGCTCCTACGCCGCGCACGTGGACACTGGACAGTCGTGGCTCCTCGACGCGCTGCTCGGCAAGGTGCTCGGCACCCGCCTCGCCGTCCAGGTGCTCGACCCCCACGCGGGCCTGCTCGGGGCGCAGGTCTCCCTCCTCGAGCTGATCGAGGAGCTCGACCCGCTCGTCGCCACCGACATCTCCGCACTCTCGTTCACCGAGGCCGCCGACGTCGTCGTCAACCTGGAACGGCTGATGCTGGCCGCGCTCCACGCGCTCGAGCGACGGTCGGGCCAGGTCGCCCAGGTCCAGCTGATGCGCGGCGTCTACGACGGCGTCCGCGCGACGATCGGCGCAGTCGGCGTGCGGCTCGCTGACATCGTCTCGCTGGAGACCGCAGCGGACGCGGCACTCGGTCTCGACCTCGACCTGCTCGACCTGGTGGCCGGCTCGCTCGCCGTGGCCAACGGCACCAACGTGATCGACCTGCCTCTCGGAGTGACCCTGCCCCTGCCGCTGGGAGGCCGGGGGAGCGCGGTCGACCTCCGGGCACGCGTCGTGGTCGGCCAGAAGCCGGTCGTGAAGTGCGGTGGCACCGCCGAGAGCTCCCAGGTGGTGGTCGAGCTGTACGGCGACGCCGTCGATGTGGACCTCGGCCTCGTCTCGGCGCACGTGCCCGTGTCCGTGCGCCTCACCCTCGCCGATGCCAGCGCGACCGTGACCGACGTCCGGTGCCTGCCGCACGCGAAGCGCGTGCTCCTGGACATCGACAGCGGGCTCGCCAGCCTCGAGGTGCGGCTCGGCAGGATGGCCGGCCAGCCGTCCTCTCCCGAGATGCGGGTGGCTCTCGCCGACGTCGGCCTTCCGGGCTGGAACGGCATCGAGGTGGCCCGCGGGACCATCGCGCTGACCAGCGGGCAGAGCATGAGCCGGCCCACGCTGCACCGGCACATCGACGTCGTCGACGAGGACTACTCCCGGTGGGTCCGGGCCAGTGAGGGCGGCATCGGAATCCCGACCCTCCACACCTCGCTCAACACGCTGGCACTCCTCGACGGGCTCGGCCCGGTGTCGTTCCTGCTGCGGTTCCTGGGCATCTCCAACCTGCTGGACATGGTCGTCCGCGAGGTCGTCGAGGGCGTCGTCAACCCGCTGGTGCACACCGCCGATCGGTGGCTGCTGTCGCCCCTTCTCCGCACGCTCGGGATCGACGTGGCCGGTGGCACGGTCCACGCCGCCCCGACCGTGGACTGCGGCGTGCCGCGACTGGTCGGCTAGCGACCCTTGCCGCGAAACTAGAACAGGTTCTAGAGTGGACAGGTGTCCAGCCAGACTCCCGCGCCCCTCCGCGTCGTCCACGTCGCCACCGGCAACGTCGGCCGGATCGCGCTGTCCCAGCTGATCGAGGACCCCAGGTTCGAGCTGGTCGGCCTGGTGACCTCGACCCCGGAGAAGGTAGGACGCGACGCGGGCGAGCTGGCGCGGCTCGACGTACGCACCGGCGTCGCCGCCACCGACGACCTGGCCGCGGCGCTGGCGGCCGAGCCCGACTGCGTCGTCTACTGCGCGATCGGCGAGACCCGGTTCTTCGAGGCGCTCGACGACGTCAAGGCCTGCCTGGAGGCGGGCGCCAACGTCGTCACGTCCTCGCCGGTGCCGCTCATCTATCCGTGGGGCCTGTTGCCGGAGTCGATGATCCAGCCGATCGAGGACGCCTGCCGCACCAACGGCGTCAGCCTGTTCGCCGGCGGCGTGGACCCCGGCTGGGCCAACGACGTGCTCCCGTTCGCGATCGTTTCGACCTGCCAGTCGGTGGAGCAGGTGCGGTGCTACGAGATCGCCGACTATGCGACCTACGACGGCGAGCCGGTCATGCGCGACGTCATGGGGTTCGGCCGCGAGCTCGGAGACCTGCCGATGCTCTTCCAACCGGGGATGCTGTCGTCGGCGTGGGGGATCAGCATCCGCCAGC
Proteins encoded in this region:
- a CDS encoding diacylglycerol kinase, coding for MSSQTPAPLRVVHVATGNVGRIALSQLIEDPRFELVGLVTSTPEKVGRDAGELARLDVRTGVAATDDLAAALAAEPDCVVYCAIGETRFFEALDDVKACLEAGANVVTSSPVPLIYPWGLLPESMIQPIEDACRTNGVSLFAGGVDPGWANDVLPFAIVSTCQSVEQVRCYEIADYATYDGEPVMRDVMGFGRELGDLPMLFQPGMLSSAWGISIRQLAAGFGIELDEITEWFEQEPAPEDIDVAIGTIKKGTVAAVRFTIAGVARGKEVIVVDHTTRLRPDLRPDWPQPAQEGGSYRVEVTGEPSYVVDVCPSSRRGDHNYAAIALGAGRIVNAIPDVVAAAPGIRTTLDLPVTTAKGIFATTLTGTSEKD
- a CDS encoding pilus assembly protein TadG-related protein; the protein is MRRIFGERRRDERGAVATVAGVFVVVIMVIAALVVDIGMQRVLRADLQALADVVALDLARELDGRPAGSYNGVRGTRMDAARDASVRRNSDVIGGPVDPRGVTWELVKRDPTGSQWVPAEGGDVPAAVKVIASAEVGFVFGGVTGEMVGGATRTAVGQARTSACLRVSSYAAHVDTGQSWLLDALLGKVLGTRLAVQVLDPHAGLLGAQVSLLELIEELDPLVATDISALSFTEAADVVVNLERLMLAALHALERRSGQVAQVQLMRGVYDGVRATIGAVGVRLADIVSLETAADAALGLDLDLLDLVAGSLAVANGTNVIDLPLGVTLPLPLGGRGSAVDLRARVVVGQKPVVKCGGTAESSQVVVELYGDAVDVDLGLVSAHVPVSVRLTLADASATVTDVRCLPHAKRVLLDIDSGLASLEVRLGRMAGQPSSPEMRVALADVGLPGWNGIEVARGTIALTSGQSMSRPTLHRHIDVVDEDYSRWVRASEGGIGIPTLHTSLNTLALLDGLGPVSFLLRFLGISNLLDMVVREVVEGVVNPLVHTADRWLLSPLLRTLGIDVAGGTVHAAPTVDCGVPRLVG